One window of the Endomicrobium proavitum genome contains the following:
- a CDS encoding ATP-dependent DNA helicase: protein MNTELEITKEFKYAFDLISKTNDCVFVTGNAGTGKTTFLRYYISRAVKKTVVLAPTGVAALNAGGETIHSFFNFKPDVTLSKIKKKKLNDKSIYKKVETIIIDEASMLRCDLLDCIDKFLRANRDAHREPFGGVQMAFIGDLQQLPPVVTRDENHIFSGVYKSPYFLSAYSLNECMLHSVELKKVYRQQDETFIALLNSVRNGVAQESEIAVLNSKVNKNFKPSQMPVYLTTTNKRAAEINHKYLLEIAAPKNIFTAETENIDENSKALPAEHQLVLKKGAQIMMLNNDQKNRWVNGSIGIVEDISADINSDKPLIRVKFPNGRSENVEPYKWELFKYKWNDALKQIETESAGFFKQYPLKLSWAVTIHKSQGKTFENVIIDMERGAFAPGQLYVALSRATSFDGITLLRPITQRDIISAKINF, encoded by the coding sequence ATGAACACAGAATTGGAAATAACTAAAGAATTTAAATACGCTTTTGATTTAATATCTAAAACAAACGATTGCGTTTTTGTTACGGGAAACGCCGGCACCGGCAAAACTACTTTTTTGCGATACTATATTTCGCGCGCAGTAAAAAAAACCGTTGTGCTTGCGCCTACGGGCGTCGCGGCGTTAAACGCGGGCGGCGAAACGATTCACTCTTTTTTTAATTTTAAGCCGGACGTTACTCTTTCCAAAATAAAAAAGAAAAAACTTAACGACAAATCCATTTATAAAAAAGTTGAAACAATAATTATAGACGAAGCGTCCATGCTTCGCTGCGATTTATTAGACTGCATAGATAAATTTTTGCGCGCAAACCGCGACGCCCACCGCGAACCTTTCGGCGGCGTGCAAATGGCTTTTATCGGAGATTTGCAGCAGCTTCCGCCGGTTGTAACGCGCGACGAAAATCACATTTTTTCCGGCGTTTACAAATCGCCGTATTTTTTAAGCGCGTATTCTTTAAACGAGTGCATGCTTCACAGCGTGGAACTAAAAAAAGTTTACCGCCAACAGGACGAAACTTTTATCGCTCTTTTAAATTCCGTTCGCAACGGCGTTGCGCAAGAGTCCGAAATTGCCGTTTTAAATTCTAAAGTAAACAAAAATTTTAAACCTTCGCAAATGCCGGTGTATCTTACAACAACAAATAAACGAGCCGCCGAAATAAATCATAAATATCTTTTAGAAATTGCCGCGCCGAAAAATATTTTTACCGCCGAAACGGAAAATATAGACGAAAATTCAAAAGCGCTGCCTGCGGAACATCAACTTGTTTTAAAAAAAGGCGCGCAAATTATGATGTTAAACAACGATCAAAAAAACAGATGGGTTAACGGAAGCATCGGTATTGTTGAAGATATTTCTGCGGACATAAATTCCGACAAACCTTTAATACGCGTTAAATTTCCTAACGGAAGAAGCGAAAACGTAGAACCTTATAAATGGGAACTTTTCAAATACAAATGGAACGACGCGTTAAAACAAATAGAAACCGAAAGCGCCGGTTTTTTTAAACAGTATCCGCTAAAACTTTCGTGGGCTGTAACAATACACAAAAGCCAAGGAAAAACTTTTGAAAACGTAATAATAGACATGGAACGCGGCGCCTTTGCCCCCGGACAATTATACGTAGCATTAAGCCGCGCCACATCTTTTGACGGCATAACCCTCTTAAGACCAATAACCCAAAGAGACATAATCTCCGCAAAAATTAATTTTTAA
- a CDS encoding outer membrane beta-barrel protein codes for MKKLVLAALAVAVMASASFASSGADLNLKLGLQAAGNLNSADYSAMLNRQGFNTGNNIGTNLGLGFAAEFLFPVSNEVKIGPALGIEFARDLDLDFVSGAGISFSFIPIYVTIEISPISSIKELFLKGNFGYNVATETGYNQLISISNSFGGLYYGIGAGYNFPNGFVIDVLYSWNKWSDDFDGKATYSKLGIEIGYKIAL; via the coding sequence ATGAAGAAATTAGTATTAGCGGCATTAGCGGTTGCAGTAATGGCAAGCGCATCTTTTGCGTCAAGCGGAGCAGATTTGAATTTGAAATTAGGTTTACAGGCAGCAGGGAATTTAAACAGCGCAGATTATTCTGCGATGCTAAATAGGCAGGGGTTTAATACCGGCAATAATATCGGCACAAATTTAGGGCTTGGTTTTGCGGCAGAATTTTTATTTCCCGTGTCAAACGAAGTAAAAATCGGACCTGCGCTTGGAATTGAGTTTGCAAGAGATTTAGATTTAGACTTCGTGTCCGGAGCCGGCATATCTTTTAGCTTTATTCCGATTTATGTAACAATAGAAATAAGTCCCATAAGTTCCATTAAAGAACTTTTCCTTAAAGGTAATTTCGGATATAACGTTGCAACGGAAACCGGCTATAACCAATTAATAAGTATATCAAATTCGTTTGGCGGGTTATATTACGGAATTGGCGCAGGCTATAATTTCCCGAACGGTTTTGTTATTGATGTTCTTTACAGCTGGAATAAGTGGTCTGACGATTTTGACGGTAAAGCAACTTACAGCAAACTCGGCATTGAAATCGGCTACAAAATTGCTCTTTAA
- a CDS encoding pyridoxamine 5'-phosphate oxidase family protein has product MSNTDKVVKFLQEAKVFYIATIDGNQPRVRPFGIALNIDGKLSLCTGSYKNVYKQIEKNPNTELSAVTADGKWIRVSGLLVNVTNEANQQKFFAAAPMLNEIYSGDKRKDFTILSFKTGAATIEDMEGHKETIELNAKS; this is encoded by the coding sequence ATGAGTAATACCGATAAAGTTGTTAAGTTTTTGCAGGAAGCCAAGGTGTTTTATATTGCAACAATAGACGGTAATCAGCCGAGAGTTCGTCCGTTTGGAATAGCTTTAAATATTGACGGTAAGTTAAGTCTTTGTACCGGCAGTTATAAAAATGTGTATAAACAAATAGAAAAAAATCCCAACACGGAGCTTTCGGCAGTGACTGCGGACGGCAAGTGGATAAGAGTTTCAGGTTTGTTGGTTAATGTTACAAATGAAGCAAATCAACAGAAATTTTTTGCTGCCGCTCCTATGCTTAATGAAATATATTCCGGCGATAAAAGAAAAGATTTTACAATATTGAGTTTTAAAACCGGCGCTGCAACAATAGAAGATATGGAAGGGCATAAAGAAACAATAGAGTTGAATGCAAAAAGTTAG
- a CDS encoding outer membrane beta-barrel protein gives MKKLVLAALAVVVLAGSALADFNLRLGVDFAGAVDAVKNKKMDTGFTVGVEQTFGLIPKLEVGLGAEILIPRKYADAKGASTYLPLYLTVKANPILTAPGVFFKGNVGYNVLALQADISSDFGGSAGLSGGMYYALAAGYELPLGLFFDLTYAIYNSELTSVNVNNIIGNKGSSYSTLRLNAGIKL, from the coding sequence ATGAAAAAGTTAGTATTGGCGGCGTTAGCGGTTGTTGTGTTGGCGGGTTCGGCGTTGGCAGATTTTAATTTAAGATTAGGCGTAGATTTTGCAGGCGCGGTTGACGCTGTAAAAAATAAAAAAATGGATACAGGCTTCACTGTCGGCGTGGAGCAAACTTTCGGACTTATTCCAAAGCTTGAAGTTGGACTTGGCGCGGAGATTTTAATTCCAAGAAAGTATGCAGATGCAAAAGGCGCAAGCACTTATTTGCCGCTTTATTTGACGGTTAAAGCAAACCCTATACTTACGGCTCCCGGAGTGTTCTTCAAAGGCAACGTAGGTTATAACGTTCTTGCTCTTCAGGCCGATATCAGCTCCGACTTTGGCGGCAGCGCAGGGTTAAGCGGCGGCATGTATTACGCTTTAGCCGCAGGTTACGAACTTCCGCTCGGCCTGTTTTTTGACTTAACTTACGCAATTTATAATTCCGAATTAACTTCAGTTAATGTAAATAACATTATAGGCAACAAAGGTTCCAGCTATTCAACTCTTCGTTTGAACGCGGGTATAAAACTTTAA
- a CDS encoding ABC transporter permease, with amino-acid sequence MKVIELKNLTKTYHLEKLDVPVLHGINLDIYRGEFVAIMGASGSGKSTLLNILGLLDKPSSGSFKLAGIEVSQYTDDELAALRNHYLGFIFQQFNLLSKLTAKENVSLPIIYANSKDEKKHEDAKKLLELVGLADRMDHRPNEMSGGQQQRVAIARSLINKPLIIFADEPTGNLDTKSTKEIIQILKDLNASGITIVMVTHEPELTAYATRTIKVQDGLIIADETAKKVEQTSGGSRANVYEQKTFSLSRIKDYFAQGFRSLVGNKMRSVLSILGVMIGVASLISMLAVGNGAQKAIAEQVEGLGSNLLMVMPGASQRGGISSESGARLRLIPEDIADLKKNVRGIEGISGYASARAQVVANGKNYNTRLDGVSVDYAKMRNSQVESGRFFTEAENLERQRVAVVGKTIIKQIWGAADVNPIGEYVKINRIDFQIIGVLPEKGSNGYRDEDDKIIVPLNTAIYRVIGTQYLSNLDVQVQENADMNAVADNITKRLLLTHRMPANAEDSVRVRNMAEIQEALSSMASSFSLLLGAIAFISLLVGGIGIMNIMFVSVSERTKEIGLRKAIGANNADILFQFIIESIFVCCAGGIIGIIFGSGVSILINQLADWTTSITAFSVILAFCFSAVTGLLFGVWPARKASLLNPIDALRHD; translated from the coding sequence ATGAAAGTAATAGAGCTTAAAAATCTTACGAAGACTTATCATTTGGAAAAACTTGACGTGCCGGTTTTGCACGGGATAAATCTTGATATTTATCGCGGCGAATTTGTTGCAATAATGGGCGCGTCCGGCAGCGGGAAGTCCACGCTTTTAAATATTTTGGGGTTGCTTGATAAACCCAGTTCCGGTTCGTTTAAACTTGCCGGTATCGAAGTTTCGCAATATACCGATGACGAGCTTGCCGCGCTTCGCAATCATTATTTAGGGTTTATTTTTCAGCAATTTAATTTGTTGTCAAAACTTACCGCAAAAGAAAACGTTTCGCTTCCTATAATTTACGCAAATTCCAAAGATGAAAAAAAACACGAAGACGCAAAAAAACTTTTAGAACTTGTCGGCCTTGCCGACAGAATGGATCACCGTCCGAATGAAATGTCCGGCGGACAGCAGCAAAGAGTGGCAATTGCGCGTTCACTTATAAACAAACCTCTTATAATTTTTGCCGACGAGCCTACCGGCAATCTTGACACAAAATCCACAAAAGAAATTATACAAATATTAAAAGATTTAAACGCTTCCGGCATAACCATAGTAATGGTTACTCACGAGCCCGAACTTACCGCATACGCCACCCGCACAATAAAAGTGCAGGACGGTTTAATTATTGCGGACGAAACCGCAAAAAAAGTTGAACAAACTTCCGGCGGCAGCCGCGCAAACGTTTACGAGCAAAAAACGTTTTCGCTTTCAAGAATAAAAGATTATTTTGCGCAAGGGTTTCGTTCTTTGGTGGGCAATAAAATGCGTTCGGTGCTTTCAATACTTGGCGTTATGATAGGCGTGGCAAGTTTAATTTCTATGCTTGCCGTGGGCAACGGAGCGCAAAAAGCAATAGCAGAGCAAGTAGAGGGGTTGGGTTCAAACCTGTTAATGGTTATGCCCGGCGCGTCGCAGCGAGGCGGCATTTCTTCCGAAAGCGGCGCAAGGCTGCGGTTGATACCCGAAGATATTGCGGATTTGAAAAAAAACGTGCGCGGTATTGAGGGCATTTCCGGATATGCTTCCGCAAGAGCGCAGGTTGTTGCAAACGGTAAAAATTACAACACCCGTCTTGACGGAGTTTCCGTTGATTATGCAAAAATGAGAAATTCGCAAGTTGAAAGCGGCAGATTTTTTACCGAGGCCGAAAATTTGGAAAGGCAGAGAGTTGCCGTTGTAGGCAAAACAATTATAAAACAAATTTGGGGCGCCGCCGATGTTAACCCTATCGGCGAATACGTTAAAATTAACAGAATAGATTTTCAAATTATAGGCGTGCTTCCCGAAAAAGGCTCAAACGGTTACAGAGATGAGGACGATAAAATTATTGTTCCGCTTAATACCGCAATATATCGCGTTATAGGCACGCAATATTTAAGCAATTTAGACGTTCAGGTTCAGGAAAATGCAGATATGAACGCGGTTGCCGACAATATTACAAAAAGACTTTTATTAACGCACAGAATGCCGGCAAACGCCGAGGACTCCGTGCGCGTGCGCAACATGGCTGAAATTCAGGAAGCTTTAAGCTCTATGGCAAGCTCGTTTTCGCTGCTTTTGGGCGCAATAGCTTTTATAAGTTTGCTCGTCGGCGGAATAGGAATTATGAATATTATGTTTGTTTCCGTTTCGGAGCGCACAAAAGAGATTGGCTTGCGTAAAGCTATCGGCGCAAACAATGCCGATATTTTATTTCAGTTTATAATAGAGTCCATTTTTGTCTGCTGCGCCGGCGGAATAATAGGCATTATTTTCGGCTCCGGCGTTTCTATACTAATAAACCAGCTGGCGGACTGGACAACTTCCATAACCGCATTTTCCGTAATTTTAGCTTTCTGCTTTTCCGCAGTTACAGGCCTTCTTTTTGGCGTATGGCCCGCAAGAAAAGCCTCGCTGTTAAATCCTATAGATGCATTAAGACATGATTAA
- a CDS encoding HEAT repeat domain-containing protein, with translation MKKFHVFALGMFLAAAATGCATTSGEDAGSVAANTIGSMAAGSETVNILIGKLNSDSALVRLGAIQAIGKLGSNGAQAVPAIIPFLSSADANVRANAAFALGQIGPKASAATPQLIQLISDKNSKVQRNAVEAIANIGGANVPSLLIPLLIDINPTVQTSAMELLGKFGTQSKSAIPQLISLAKGNKNLRQLALDTLVQIGPDSITSLTALLTSGDTDLISKATAALALLKK, from the coding sequence ATGAAAAAGTTTCACGTTTTTGCGTTGGGAATGTTTTTGGCGGCAGCAGCTACGGGTTGCGCGACAACTTCAGGGGAAGATGCCGGTTCCGTTGCGGCAAACACGATAGGTTCTATGGCAGCGGGGTCGGAAACTGTTAACATTTTAATAGGAAAGTTAAACAGCGACAGCGCGCTTGTAAGACTTGGCGCTATACAAGCTATCGGCAAACTTGGGTCTAACGGCGCGCAGGCGGTGCCGGCAATTATTCCTTTTCTTTCAAGCGCGGACGCTAACGTAAGGGCAAACGCGGCTTTTGCTTTAGGGCAAATTGGACCGAAAGCAAGCGCAGCCACGCCTCAACTTATTCAACTTATTTCAGACAAAAATTCCAAAGTTCAAAGAAACGCCGTTGAGGCAATTGCAAATATCGGCGGCGCAAACGTGCCTTCTTTGCTTATTCCTCTTTTGATAGACATAAATCCTACGGTGCAAACTTCCGCTATGGAGCTGCTTGGAAAATTCGGCACTCAATCCAAATCGGCAATACCGCAGCTTATTTCTCTTGCAAAAGGAAATAAAAATTTAAGACAGCTTGCGCTTGACACTTTGGTGCAGATTGGTCCCGATTCCATAACTTCATTAACGGCGCTTTTAACTTCAGGCGATACCGATTTAATTTCAAAAGCCACAGCGGCATTAGCGCTTTTGAAGAAATAA
- a CDS encoding ParB/RepB/Spo0J family partition protein, whose product MQKKALGRGLESLIPGIGGPKTSTGETVITIPLNKIKPNRFQPRKKFDNAKLQELADSINKHGLAQPILVAASIAPGEYEIIAGERRFRASKLAGKKDIKAIVKNAADDQQRFDLALIENIQRENLDPVEEARAFKRLIEEFNHTHEQIAATVGKERSVISNSLRLLTLPDDVQAMISEGKISAGHGRMLAGIEDANQLRALVEQIINEKLSVRAVESLVSELKPATGKKAKSSKKQEIEIVNLQEELQRKLGTKVIISGNSKKGKIEIRYYSLADLERIANELKIIL is encoded by the coding sequence ATGCAAAAGAAGGCTTTAGGACGCGGACTTGAATCTTTAATACCGGGCATTGGCGGGCCAAAAACTTCCACGGGCGAAACGGTTATAACCATACCTTTAAATAAAATAAAACCCAACAGATTTCAGCCGAGAAAAAAGTTTGACAACGCAAAACTTCAGGAGCTTGCAGACTCTATAAATAAGCACGGTCTTGCGCAGCCTATTTTGGTGGCAGCTTCAATAGCTCCGGGCGAATATGAAATTATTGCCGGAGAAAGACGTTTTCGCGCATCCAAGCTTGCCGGCAAAAAAGATATTAAAGCTATTGTAAAAAATGCAGCCGACGATCAGCAAAGATTTGATTTAGCTCTTATTGAAAACATACAAAGAGAAAATTTAGACCCGGTGGAAGAAGCGAGAGCTTTCAAAAGACTCATTGAAGAATTCAACCACACGCACGAGCAAATTGCCGCAACCGTTGGCAAAGAGCGTTCGGTAATTTCAAACAGCTTAAGGCTTTTAACGCTTCCGGACGATGTTCAAGCAATGATAAGCGAAGGCAAAATTTCTGCAGGTCACGGAAGAATGCTTGCCGGCATTGAAGACGCCAACCAATTAAGAGCTCTCGTAGAGCAAATAATTAACGAAAAACTTTCCGTCCGCGCAGTAGAAAGCTTGGTATCAGAGCTAAAACCCGCAACTGGAAAAAAGGCGAAGTCCTCAAAGAAGCAGGAAATTGAGATAGTGAATTTGCAGGAAGAACTGCAAAGAAAACTCGGCACAAAAGTTATTATTTCAGGCAACAGCAAAAAAGGCAAAATAGAAATACGCTACTATTCGCTTGCCGATTTAGAGCGCATAGCCAACGAATTGAAAATAATACTATAA
- a CDS encoding efflux RND transporter periplasmic adaptor subunit yields the protein MKKILIILAVLIVAGVAAYFVFKPAVNAIDKETKLTQRNLSVEFRETGSVSPRNRLEIKPPFGGRIEEILVNEGDNVKKGQILAWMSSSERAAMIDAARAQGQKEYEKWSTIYKPTPVVSPMSGFIILRQKEPGQTVTASEAILVMADDLIVQSNVDETDLRYIKVGGKLKMYLDAYPDEIFDGVVEHISYESTVVSNVTVYMIKIRPVKKPQVFRAGMTATITITAESKENAWSVPNNFITDRNGKKFVNVKKDKNIIESREVQTGITDGRYTEIVSGITQDDTIITVKTAKNKEKSKTFVSGR from the coding sequence ATGAAAAAAATTTTAATTATTTTAGCGGTTTTAATTGTTGCGGGCGTTGCGGCGTATTTTGTTTTTAAGCCGGCGGTAAACGCAATAGATAAAGAAACAAAACTTACGCAGAGAAATTTAAGCGTTGAGTTTCGCGAAACGGGGTCGGTAAGCCCTAGAAACAGATTGGAAATTAAGCCTCCTTTCGGCGGACGCATAGAAGAAATTTTAGTTAACGAAGGCGATAATGTTAAAAAAGGACAAATTTTAGCGTGGATGAGCTCCAGCGAACGCGCCGCAATGATAGACGCCGCCCGCGCGCAAGGTCAAAAAGAATACGAGAAATGGTCAACAATATATAAGCCCACGCCGGTAGTTTCCCCAATGAGCGGTTTTATAATTTTGCGGCAAAAAGAGCCCGGACAAACCGTAACCGCCTCTGAAGCAATTTTAGTAATGGCGGACGATTTAATAGTGCAATCAAACGTTGACGAAACGGATTTAAGATACATAAAAGTCGGCGGAAAACTTAAAATGTATTTAGACGCATACCCCGACGAAATTTTTGACGGCGTTGTGGAACATATATCTTATGAATCTACCGTAGTCAGCAACGTTACCGTTTACATGATAAAAATTCGTCCGGTAAAAAAACCGCAGGTGTTTAGAGCGGGAATGACAGCCACAATAACAATTACTGCGGAATCTAAAGAAAACGCGTGGAGCGTTCCCAATAATTTTATAACAGACCGCAACGGCAAAAAATTTGTAAACGTTAAAAAAGATAAAAATATTATTGAATCTCGCGAAGTGCAAACCGGCATTACCGACGGCAGATACACAGAAATTGTATCCGGCATTACGCAAGACGATACCATAATAACGGTAAAAACAGCCAAAAACAAAGAAAAATCAAAAACATTTGTAAGCGGAAGATAG
- a CDS encoding TolC family protein, whose translation MKKLNFAIMFFFFLTGFAHAEKVTWSEVSRQTLATSPSVKSAKLKLDNAELAYDRAVVSFLPDVSARGAYSRGETSGNNLSENFSLGLNATLSIFSGFETYNDVRQKSADLKAAKAAYNRAVSDAAYEVASQYANLMWAYETVELSKQIQERRTENKDMVKLKYNSGNVDIGSLKRVEADVETANYDLRKAQRYIETASAALLKAIGRNDEVILETDERLDVQEETVKKPNFNELIKNIPEYIAADYSAQSAKAASAKAKGSWFPNISLSGGVSRSGAEWLPDRKSWDAGVSVSYSLFTGGKRIIDINTASNQSEISQQSFINAQNDLKSRSIGNFNSLLDSFENIAVRKHYLAASQQQAEISAKKYVNGLSTYQDWYSIENDFINSQKSLLDAKKSAALERAKWNNFLGKDFESINR comes from the coding sequence ATGAAAAAATTAAATTTTGCAATAATGTTTTTTTTCTTTTTGACCGGTTTTGCCCATGCTGAAAAAGTAACATGGAGCGAAGTTTCCCGTCAAACGCTGGCAACCAGTCCGTCGGTAAAGTCCGCAAAACTAAAACTTGACAATGCGGAACTTGCCTACGACAGAGCCGTTGTCTCTTTTCTTCCCGACGTTTCCGCAAGAGGCGCTTACAGCCGCGGCGAAACGTCCGGAAACAATTTGTCTGAAAATTTTTCTTTAGGTCTTAACGCAACTCTTTCAATCTTTTCAGGTTTTGAAACTTATAACGACGTCCGCCAAAAATCCGCAGATTTAAAAGCTGCAAAAGCAGCTTATAACAGAGCCGTTTCAGACGCGGCTTACGAAGTTGCTTCTCAATACGCCAACCTTATGTGGGCTTACGAAACCGTAGAACTTTCAAAACAAATTCAGGAAAGAAGAACCGAAAATAAAGATATGGTTAAATTAAAATATAATTCCGGAAACGTTGACATCGGCTCGCTAAAAAGAGTTGAAGCCGACGTAGAAACCGCAAATTACGATTTGCGAAAAGCGCAGCGTTATATAGAAACGGCGTCGGCTGCCCTGCTAAAAGCAATAGGCAGAAACGATGAAGTAATTTTAGAAACGGACGAACGTCTTGACGTGCAGGAAGAAACAGTTAAAAAACCAAACTTTAACGAACTGATAAAAAATATTCCCGAATACATCGCCGCCGACTACTCTGCGCAAAGCGCAAAAGCCGCGTCGGCAAAAGCTAAAGGTTCATGGTTTCCAAATATAAGTTTATCCGGCGGAGTTTCGCGCTCCGGAGCAGAATGGTTGCCCGACAGAAAAAGCTGGGACGCAGGCGTATCGGTTTCTTACTCTCTTTTTACGGGCGGCAAACGCATTATAGATATCAATACCGCGTCCAACCAGTCCGAAATTTCGCAGCAGTCTTTTATAAACGCCCAAAACGATTTAAAATCCCGCTCAATAGGAAATTTTAATTCGCTGCTTGATTCGTTTGAAAATATTGCCGTGCGCAAACATTACCTTGCCGCTTCGCAGCAGCAGGCTGAAATTTCCGCAAAAAAATACGTCAACGGACTTTCCACATATCAAGATTGGTATTCCATAGAAAACGATTTTATAAATTCGCAAAAAAGTTTATTAGACGCAAAAAAATCCGCAGCTCTTGAACGCGCCAAGTGGAATAACTTTCTCGGCAAAGATTTTGAAAGTATAAACCGGTGA
- a CDS encoding DUF116 domain-containing protein, translating into MKLCKFPKKSKEEIYKIQAEKQNKAKSKKFAAVPFDKRIVFVPHCMRKTSVCTAVEKDSYYICGRCGACKINNIVEIAKRLGYKDIFILKGGRAIEKIIAAQKPLAIAGVACYFEGAQAFQMLNGKPVSVQFAPLTKDGCADTDTDLNVVERVLSQRAIK; encoded by the coding sequence ATGAAATTATGCAAATTCCCCAAAAAAAGCAAAGAAGAAATCTATAAAATTCAGGCAGAAAAACAGAACAAAGCTAAAAGCAAAAAGTTTGCAGCCGTGCCTTTTGATAAGCGTATAGTTTTTGTTCCGCACTGCATGAGAAAAACATCGGTCTGCACCGCCGTTGAAAAAGACAGTTATTACATTTGCGGCCGTTGCGGAGCCTGCAAAATAAATAATATTGTAGAAATTGCCAAACGGTTAGGTTATAAAGACATTTTCATTTTAAAAGGCGGCCGCGCAATAGAAAAAATTATTGCCGCGCAAAAACCTCTTGCAATAGCGGGCGTTGCGTGCTACTTTGAGGGAGCGCAAGCATTTCAAATGCTAAACGGCAAACCCGTCTCCGTTCAATTTGCCCCCCTAACAAAAGACGGCTGCGCCGATACCGACACAGATTTAAACGTAGTTGAGCGGGTTTTGTCGCAAAGAGCGATAAAATAG
- a CDS encoding ParA family protein: MSKIIAIANQKGGVGKTTTAINLAASLAHLGQECLLIDMDPQSNTTSGLGINKNDLEKNVYNVLIDEVALEDILQNTAMDWLDIAPATTDLAAAEVDLVNMADREKKLKIALEKFQKVYKYIIIDCPPSLGLLTINALVAADSVIIPMQCEFFALEGLGQLSKTIFALMQSYNLELEGVLFTMFDSRTNLSQQVVEEVKKFFQEKVYNTKIPRTIKIAEAPSFGKPVLLYDPNGKGTQAYMDFAKEFLSREMGTK; the protein is encoded by the coding sequence ATGAGTAAAATTATAGCAATTGCAAATCAGAAGGGCGGAGTTGGTAAAACTACAACAGCAATTAATCTTGCGGCAAGCCTTGCGCACCTAGGGCAAGAGTGTCTTCTTATAGACATGGACCCGCAAAGCAACACCACAAGCGGGCTTGGGATAAACAAAAATGATTTAGAAAAAAATGTATATAATGTGCTTATAGATGAAGTTGCCCTTGAAGATATTTTGCAAAATACCGCTATGGACTGGCTTGATATTGCTCCTGCCACAACAGATTTGGCAGCGGCAGAAGTTGACCTTGTAAACATGGCCGACAGAGAAAAAAAGCTTAAAATAGCGTTAGAGAAGTTTCAAAAAGTTTATAAATACATTATAATAGATTGCCCTCCGTCGCTGGGGCTTCTTACAATAAACGCTTTAGTTGCGGCAGATTCTGTTATCATTCCAATGCAGTGCGAATTTTTTGCTTTAGAAGGTTTAGGTCAGCTTTCAAAAACAATTTTTGCATTAATGCAAAGCTATAATTTAGAACTTGAAGGCGTTCTGTTTACCATGTTTGATTCAAGAACAAATCTTTCGCAGCAAGTAGTTGAAGAAGTTAAAAAGTTTTTCCAAGAAAAAGTTTACAATACAAAAATTCCCAGAACAATAAAAATTGCCGAAGCCCCAAGTTTTGGCAAACCGGTTTTACTCTACGACCCAAACGGCAAAGGCACTCAAGCATATATGGATTTTGCAAAAGAGTTTCTTTCAAGAGAAATGGGGACGAAGTAG
- a CDS encoding endonuclease domain-containing protein — protein MPLTKSNYSKAKHKEYSTKIKTFAKYNRQNATVAESKLWYRLRHDFRDLKFRRQFSINNKYIVDFVCLEKRVILEIDGGQHNENTQDAARTKYLEKEGFEVVRFWNNDILENIDVCLNVIYKKLHTPHPALSRKGRGVNK, from the coding sequence ATGCCGTTAACCAAAAGTAATTATTCAAAAGCAAAACACAAAGAATACAGCACCAAAATAAAAACCTTCGCCAAATATAACCGGCAAAATGCAACAGTTGCCGAAAGTAAACTTTGGTACAGATTAAGGCATGATTTTAGAGACTTAAAATTTAGACGGCAGTTTTCAATAAATAATAAATATATAGTTGATTTTGTATGTTTAGAAAAAAGAGTAATCTTAGAAATTGACGGCGGGCAGCATAATGAAAATACACAAGATGCGGCAAGAACAAAATATTTAGAAAAAGAAGGCTTTGAAGTTGTTCGTTTTTGGAATAATGATATTTTAGAAAATATAGATGTTTGCTTAAATGTTATTTACAAAAAACTACATACCCCTCACCCTGCCCTCTCCCGCAAGGGGCGAGGGGTAAATAAGTAG